One window of the Pedobacter ginsengisoli genome contains the following:
- a CDS encoding SusC/RagA family TonB-linked outer membrane protein, which translates to MKIKQIILAGIPMLCLTGFQSLAHSIDYKKISSGMGSVAFFQTQKIIVTGTVVDENSRPIPGVGIKSLKTNKSAVTSANGKFSIEVENANEQLTFSYIGYASQTRAAGSGTSPLTIKMVPAEGVELEDVVVIGYGTSKKSDLTGAVGTVKAEQLQERPASSLNQALTGRISGVQVNTNSGRPGGRANVRIRGFSSINSSNNPLYVVDGVQLPMGNQAQASQAIDYINPNDIISVEVLKDASSTAIYGSRGANGVILVTTKRGKTGESKIEYNVDFSVPTVGPNFPKVLNAKEFLAVEDLAYKNMEKYDPAGWAAGKYVTRNPALARKDPRLFDSSGNPFFDTNWLEEATQHKLSQNHELGFSGGNERTTYSFSVGHRNDQGLIKTSFLKRYSGRFSIDDQVKTWLKVGGTLSYTNQNENLVDQSDQVARSIVEDFPFLPVQYSDGKYADNRDYPNAEGRFNVVHRLNDTKFLLGTQTTLGSLYSNIKFVEGLEMKTIIGANIISQENNEYSGRTLNISDQGYAAGRTRKEAFWSIENFLTYNKRFNENHSITGLLGISWQKSNFNNISSEVRGFATDYFEFNNLGAGSLNPQVGSNKSSQALNSYFGRINYSLKDKYLFTATGRADGSSKFGKNNKYAFFPSAAIAWRVSEEDFLKDSKVISNLKLRTSFGVTGNSEIPPYSSLSLLSSNFGAVINDVRVVGTGINRLANLDLRWEKTTQSDVGVELGMFGGKISLELDLYYRKTTDMLLDAPVPRTSGYVTIRKNIGSMENKGIEAALNTTNFDSENFTWKTSFNISLNRNKILSLATPADIFGIGGPNFTNPTNIIRVGEAAGSFWGLTRLGVWSEAERAEAAKFVSYRNGNTILPGDIKYLDVNGDHAINDADRSIIGNGSPDAWGALSNNFRYKNLDLTVELQYSVGADVMDMTTHSSEDRQSLANSYATVLNAWTPQNQNTQIAEIRDTRAGYVTNVDTHWIKDGSFIRGRNVLLGYTFANSVVQKMRLNRLRVYVSAQNLFLITSKELQGDPETTPTGGYANDGNNVFSQGMNWHSYPRPTIFMLGLNIGL; encoded by the coding sequence ATGAAAATCAAACAAATTATCCTCGCAGGGATACCAATGCTCTGTTTAACAGGGTTCCAATCCTTAGCGCATTCCATTGATTACAAAAAGATCAGTTCCGGAATGGGCAGTGTCGCCTTCTTTCAGACACAAAAAATTATAGTAACAGGAACGGTTGTTGACGAAAACTCGCGGCCCATACCTGGTGTAGGGATCAAGTCTCTCAAAACAAACAAATCTGCTGTTACCAGTGCCAACGGTAAATTCAGTATTGAAGTTGAAAATGCAAATGAACAGCTTACATTCTCATATATCGGCTACGCTTCCCAAACCCGGGCCGCAGGATCTGGAACTTCGCCACTTACAATTAAGATGGTTCCGGCAGAAGGAGTAGAGCTGGAAGATGTTGTGGTAATTGGCTATGGTACCTCCAAAAAGTCTGATTTAACGGGTGCCGTAGGTACAGTGAAAGCTGAGCAACTACAGGAGCGTCCGGCATCGTCTTTAAACCAGGCATTAACCGGAAGAATATCCGGGGTCCAGGTTAATACGAACTCAGGGCGACCTGGAGGAAGGGCGAATGTTAGAATACGTGGTTTTAGCTCTATCAATTCGTCTAATAATCCGTTGTATGTTGTAGATGGTGTTCAGTTACCGATGGGAAATCAGGCCCAGGCAAGTCAGGCTATTGATTACATCAACCCTAATGACATCATATCGGTAGAGGTGCTGAAAGATGCTTCCTCTACAGCCATTTATGGTTCAAGAGGAGCAAATGGCGTTATTTTGGTTACAACCAAACGCGGAAAAACAGGTGAGAGTAAAATAGAGTATAATGTGGATTTTAGTGTGCCAACAGTAGGGCCTAACTTTCCGAAAGTATTGAATGCAAAGGAATTTCTTGCGGTTGAGGATCTGGCGTATAAAAATATGGAGAAATACGATCCGGCCGGATGGGCAGCAGGAAAATATGTCACCAGAAATCCTGCTCTGGCCAGAAAAGACCCAAGATTATTTGATAGTAGTGGCAATCCTTTTTTTGATACAAACTGGCTAGAAGAAGCTACTCAGCATAAATTGTCGCAAAACCATGAATTAGGTTTTAGCGGCGGTAATGAGCGTACTACCTACTCTTTCTCTGTAGGGCATAGGAATGATCAGGGACTTATCAAAACGTCGTTTCTGAAGCGATATTCGGGTAGGTTCAGTATAGATGATCAGGTAAAAACTTGGTTAAAGGTAGGCGGTACTTTAAGCTATACCAATCAGAACGAAAACCTTGTGGATCAAAGTGATCAGGTAGCACGTAGTATTGTTGAAGATTTCCCGTTCCTACCAGTACAATATAGCGACGGTAAATATGCCGACAACAGAGACTACCCAAATGCTGAGGGACGGTTTAATGTGGTACATAGGCTAAATGATACCAAGTTTTTACTAGGTACTCAAACAACGCTTGGAAGTTTGTATTCGAATATCAAATTTGTTGAAGGACTGGAAATGAAGACTATAATAGGCGCCAATATCATTTCACAGGAAAATAATGAATACAGCGGTCGTACATTAAATATTTCAGATCAGGGCTATGCGGCAGGGCGTACCAGAAAAGAGGCTTTCTGGTCTATAGAGAACTTTCTGACCTACAATAAGCGATTCAACGAAAACCATTCAATTACTGGTTTATTAGGTATTTCATGGCAGAAAAGTAATTTTAATAACATCAGCTCAGAAGTAAGGGGCTTTGCAACAGATTATTTTGAATTTAATAACCTGGGGGCAGGTAGTCTAAATCCACAGGTTGGCTCTAATAAATCAAGTCAGGCACTTAATTCGTATTTCGGAAGGATTAATTATAGCCTGAAGGATAAATACTTATTTACCGCTACGGGAAGGGCAGATGGTTCATCGAAATTTGGGAAAAATAATAAGTATGCCTTTTTCCCTTCTGCAGCAATAGCATGGAGAGTTTCTGAAGAAGACTTTTTAAAAGATAGTAAAGTAATATCTAATTTAAAACTCCGCACCAGTTTTGGTGTTACAGGTAACTCTGAAATACCTCCGTATTCTTCGCTATCACTGCTTAGTTCAAACTTTGGAGCGGTTATTAACGATGTAAGGGTAGTTGGAACAGGGATAAATAGACTTGCTAATTTAGATCTGCGTTGGGAAAAAACAACACAAAGTGATGTTGGTGTTGAACTGGGTATGTTTGGTGGCAAAATATCATTGGAGCTGGATCTTTATTACAGAAAAACTACTGATATGTTGCTGGATGCTCCTGTTCCGCGTACAAGTGGTTACGTTACCATTAGAAAAAATATTGGGTCAATGGAAAATAAGGGTATAGAGGCAGCCTTGAATACCACAAATTTTGATTCAGAGAACTTTACATGGAAAACCTCATTTAACATATCACTGAATAGAAATAAGATCCTTTCTCTGGCTACACCGGCAGATATATTCGGGATAGGTGGCCCTAATTTTACTAATCCAACTAACATTATCCGTGTTGGAGAGGCTGCTGGTTCTTTCTGGGGGCTTACCCGCTTGGGTGTTTGGTCTGAGGCAGAAAGGGCAGAGGCTGCCAAATTTGTGAGCTATAGAAATGGAAATACAATACTTCCGGGCGACATTAAGTATCTGGATGTAAATGGAGACCATGCTATAAATGATGCCGATAGGTCAATAATTGGTAATGGTAGTCCTGATGCATGGGGTGCATTATCTAATAATTTCCGCTATAAGAACCTGGACCTTACAGTTGAACTTCAGTATTCTGTTGGTGCCGATGTAATGGATATGACCACGCACTCTAGTGAAGACCGACAATCGCTAGCCAACAGTTACGCGACAGTACTAAATGCATGGACTCCTCAAAATCAAAATACGCAGATTGCTGAAATTCGTGATACGCGTGCAGGTTATGTAACTAATGTTGATACCCACTGGATCAAAGATGGTTCATTTATTCGTGGCAGGAATGTATTGCTTGGCTATACCTTCGCCAATTCAGTAGTGCAAAAAATGAGGTTAAACAGATTAAGGGTCTATGTATCTGCACAGAATCTTTTCCTTATCACCAGCAAAGAGTTGCAGGGTGATCCTGAAACTACACCTACAGGTGGATATGCAAATGATGGAAACAACGTGTTCTCGCAGGGAATGAACTGGCATAGTTATCCTCGACCAACAATTTTTATGCTGGGTTTAAATATTGGGCTATAA